One window of Mangrovibacterium diazotrophicum genomic DNA carries:
- a CDS encoding DUF5107 domain-containing protein → MNAKASLEKLIIPTYELGKSEINPVFFEKRVYQGSSGKVYPVPFIDKVYDHKVDKEYQAAILENEFVKMVMLPEIGGRIFEAQDKANNNYNFFYQQKVIKPALVGLAGPWISGGVEFNWPQHHRPGTYLPTDVYIDEEADGAKTIWMSEYDPMYRLKGMHGIRIRPNSALIELRGRLFNRTPLTQTFLWWANVAVEVHGDYQSFFPPDVHYVADHAVRAQSSFPLAENDYYGIPYHERQGKNDLRNYNNIPVPTSYMVCDTKYDFFGGYDFKEDGGFVHVANRHIAPGKKQWTWGNEAFGRAWDRELTDEGGPYFELMAGVYTDNQPDFTYLLPYETKTFSQFWWSYKKLGPVQNANKDLAIRLEIQQGNKLDLGVAGSRKFENLQFILLIGNGKKVFDKQSISPEQPWKDNSIQIEAGQENSISLIVLDEQGKELIAYHHREISKERNRKLAFEPKQPHEVESANELELIGEHLELYRHPTRYPEPYWREAIKKDPKSYKSYIALGRVELKNGKFVEAEQNLRTAMEIMTTYHPNPASGEAHYFCGLACSLQGRKDEAYGLFYKSTWNFEWRAAAYYQLATIDCLKGDYNTALEHLEASLDTNRQNNKATILKAIVLKHQGNKEAAQSALTELFKTDALDQWAKFELANKSVEYADFIQSSRNDAQTILDIAFDYAEAGFYAEAIAVIELHHEKEIPACAVPNPMAESVMTEFTLAWLYQQNGESSNAAETLKLAKTASCDYVFPSRIYEQLVLEWALQVDSENTVAAFGLGNYYFNLKRHKDAIRVWEMAADAGSSYGTLYRNLGIAYWNTFEDGDKARQAFQKAVELAPNDMRVRYEYDQLRKKLNDDPKDRLESLLPILDQITTRDDFSVELAALYNFNGDYEKALDLMENRNFHPWEGGEGQVLRQYTYACLKLGQTALVAGDAEVALDYFRKSVETPDNLGEKYHPLQAVAHINYWKGMALKALNLKDSAQARFTASTEEEGDFIDMAVSAYSELSYYKALSLKELGKAAETEDLLKNIKAFAEAKLKEKVQIDYFATSLPLLLVFEDNLQKRNTTDAKFLIALAELGLGNHKASMALTKEILELNSMHVGAIDLAMELAEVHSH, encoded by the coding sequence ATGAACGCAAAAGCATCGCTCGAGAAGTTGATCATTCCAACTTACGAGTTAGGAAAGTCAGAAATTAACCCGGTTTTTTTCGAAAAAAGGGTTTACCAGGGCTCATCCGGTAAAGTATACCCGGTGCCTTTTATCGACAAAGTGTACGATCACAAAGTGGATAAAGAGTACCAGGCAGCGATTTTGGAGAATGAGTTTGTGAAAATGGTGATGCTTCCCGAAATCGGGGGGCGTATTTTCGAAGCTCAGGATAAAGCCAACAATAACTACAATTTTTTCTACCAGCAAAAGGTGATCAAACCGGCTTTGGTTGGTTTGGCCGGGCCATGGATCAGTGGAGGTGTGGAGTTTAACTGGCCGCAGCACCACCGTCCAGGAACCTATTTGCCAACAGATGTTTACATTGATGAGGAAGCTGATGGCGCCAAAACAATCTGGATGTCGGAATATGATCCGATGTACCGGTTGAAAGGGATGCACGGAATTCGGATTCGCCCGAACAGCGCGTTGATTGAATTGCGCGGACGCCTGTTTAACCGCACGCCGCTAACGCAAACTTTCCTTTGGTGGGCCAACGTGGCTGTTGAAGTGCATGGCGATTACCAGAGCTTTTTCCCGCCTGATGTGCATTACGTGGCAGACCACGCGGTGCGTGCTCAAAGTAGTTTCCCTTTGGCGGAGAACGATTACTACGGCATTCCTTATCACGAACGACAAGGCAAAAATGATTTGCGTAACTACAATAATATTCCGGTGCCAACCAGTTACATGGTTTGCGACACTAAATACGATTTCTTCGGCGGCTATGACTTTAAAGAAGATGGTGGATTTGTGCATGTTGCCAATCGTCATATCGCTCCCGGTAAAAAGCAGTGGACCTGGGGGAATGAAGCCTTTGGTCGTGCCTGGGATCGCGAGTTGACTGACGAAGGTGGCCCGTATTTCGAGTTGATGGCCGGAGTTTATACCGATAATCAACCGGACTTTACCTACCTGTTGCCATACGAAACCAAGACTTTCTCACAATTCTGGTGGAGCTACAAAAAACTGGGGCCGGTCCAAAATGCGAACAAAGATTTGGCAATCCGTTTGGAAATTCAGCAAGGCAATAAACTGGATTTGGGAGTTGCCGGTAGCCGTAAATTTGAAAATCTGCAATTCATCCTGCTTATCGGAAACGGGAAAAAAGTATTCGACAAACAAAGCATATCACCTGAACAACCCTGGAAAGACAATTCCATCCAAATTGAAGCCGGGCAGGAAAATTCAATTTCCCTGATCGTATTGGATGAACAAGGAAAGGAATTAATTGCCTATCACCATCGTGAGATCAGCAAGGAGCGGAATCGCAAACTGGCGTTTGAGCCCAAGCAACCGCACGAGGTTGAAAGTGCCAACGAGCTGGAATTAATTGGTGAGCACCTGGAGTTGTATCGTCACCCAACCCGCTACCCGGAACCTTACTGGCGCGAAGCGATCAAAAAAGATCCGAAAAGCTACAAATCATACATTGCATTGGGGCGTGTCGAATTGAAGAACGGTAAGTTTGTTGAAGCCGAGCAGAACTTACGAACCGCAATGGAGATCATGACCACTTATCATCCCAACCCGGCATCGGGCGAGGCGCATTATTTCTGTGGTTTGGCTTGCTCGTTACAAGGACGTAAAGACGAAGCTTACGGACTGTTCTACAAATCGACCTGGAATTTTGAGTGGCGTGCAGCTGCATATTACCAATTGGCGACTATAGATTGCCTAAAGGGCGATTATAACACCGCTTTGGAGCATTTGGAAGCTTCGTTGGATACCAATCGTCAAAATAACAAGGCGACTATTTTAAAGGCCATTGTGTTGAAGCATCAGGGAAATAAGGAAGCCGCACAAAGCGCATTGACTGAGCTTTTCAAAACAGATGCGTTGGATCAATGGGCGAAATTTGAATTGGCCAATAAATCTGTTGAATATGCAGACTTTATCCAATCGTCGCGCAATGATGCCCAGACCATTTTGGATATTGCTTTTGATTATGCAGAGGCTGGTTTCTATGCGGAGGCCATAGCTGTGATTGAATTGCATCACGAAAAAGAAATTCCGGCGTGTGCAGTGCCGAATCCAATGGCCGAGTCAGTCATGACAGAGTTCACTCTGGCCTGGTTGTACCAGCAGAATGGCGAATCTTCCAATGCTGCTGAAACGCTTAAATTGGCAAAAACAGCTTCCTGTGATTATGTGTTCCCTTCGCGCATCTACGAGCAATTGGTGTTGGAGTGGGCTTTGCAAGTCGATTCTGAAAATACGGTTGCTGCTTTCGGGCTGGGGAACTATTACTTCAACCTGAAACGCCACAAGGATGCCATTCGCGTTTGGGAAATGGCAGCGGATGCCGGCAGCAGTTACGGAACTTTATACCGGAACTTGGGTATCGCTTACTGGAATACTTTTGAGGATGGAGACAAAGCCAGACAAGCGTTCCAAAAAGCGGTGGAGCTCGCTCCAAACGATATGCGAGTTCGGTATGAATACGACCAGTTGCGCAAAAAATTGAATGATGATCCGAAAGATCGCCTGGAAAGCTTACTGCCGATTCTGGATCAAATTACAACCCGCGATGACTTTTCTGTTGAACTGGCTGCGCTATACAATTTCAATGGCGACTATGAAAAAGCCTTGGATTTGATGGAGAACCGCAACTTCCACCCCTGGGAAGGTGGTGAAGGCCAGGTGTTGCGGCAGTATACTTACGCGTGCCTGAAATTGGGGCAGACAGCGTTGGTTGCAGGAGATGCGGAAGTTGCTTTAGACTATTTCCGGAAGTCGGTGGAAACACCGGATAACCTGGGCGAGAAGTACCACCCCTTGCAGGCAGTGGCACACATCAACTATTGGAAAGGAATGGCGCTGAAAGCCTTGAACTTAAAAGATAGTGCACAAGCTCGTTTTACCGCCAGTACCGAAGAGGAGGGCGACTTTATTGACATGGCCGTGAGTGCTTACTCCGAGTTGTCGTACTACAAGGCACTTTCGCTAAAGGAACTGGGTAAAGCGGCAGAAACAGAAGATTTGCTGAAAAATATAAAAGCATTCGCTGAAGCCAAGCTGAAGGAGAAAGTACAGATTGACTATTTTGCGACTTCGTTACCACTGCTGCTGGTTTTTGAAGACAATCTGCAAAAACGAAATACAACCGATGCGAAGTTTCTGATCGCATTGGCAGAATTGGGCCTTGGAAATCATAAAGCGTCTATGGCGCTGACGAAAGAAATATTGGAGTTAAATTCAATGCATGTTGGGGCAATTGATCTGGCTATGGAATTAGCCGAAGTGCATTCACATTGA
- a CDS encoding glycoside hydrolase family 2 protein codes for MKRSILAWLFPLLVLAACAPNSDNRIDLSGEWQFATDPTDMGKTEKWYAENLKESVLLPGSMAENDKGDIPDLYTPWTGTIYDSSFYFNPALEKYRQPGDVKFPFWLTPNKYYKGAAWYRKEVTVPENWSGKRVVLHLERPHWQTSVWVNDQKAGYENSLSTPHDYDVTKLLKTGSNFITVCVDNRTDSINVGPDSHSVSDHTQGNWNGMVGELYLQAGSPLYIADMQLFPNIETKTVKAIIQLKTEDGSAVDAEVHLQARLKTGDAKTLPMVSQKAQFSAGGKVLEVEYDMGDDVKLWDEFSPNLYEMTATLEAAGMETDELQQTFGMRKVEIADGKILVNGRPVFMRGTLECNTFPLTGYPPTDVESWKAIMQTCKESGLNHIRFHSHCPPEAAFIAADELGMYVQPEAASWPNHGTSLGDGRPTDDYIVAETERIIKAYGNHPSFVMYAYCNEPYGNYVPFLDKDLQKWKSKDPRRIYTAAAIGRSWSVNPESEYLVRSIPRGLPFNLQPNATFNYDERIADESRPYVTHEMGQYCVFPDFSEIEKYTGVYKAKNFEMFKGILEDNHMGDQAHDFLMASGKLQALCYKAEIEAEFRTTTLDGFQLLGLNDFPGQGSAIIGMLNVFWQEKGYVTKEEISRYCNETVPLAEFPKFVFTNDESLDFPVSVSHYGAEDLKDVIPTYSIATVSGDTLATGDFGTQTITIGQLSTLGTLDFPLDELSKAVQCKLEVDVAGFMNSWDFWVFPAKQSALEKDDIYYTDKLDQAAMEKLDAGASVLLDASGKIENGKDIVANFTPVFWNTSWFKMRPPHTTGIWVQEDHPALKDFPTSYHSDYQWWEIVNGQQVMCIDSFPPAFRPIVQPIDTWFLSRRLAQLFEAKVGNGKLLVTTLNIETTNGPASAQLRQSLVNYMNSTSFQPKYELDAAVILELFEKKDRQGVNLYTKGTPDELKPTTQKTQKK; via the coding sequence ATGAAACGATCTATCCTGGCCTGGTTATTCCCGCTATTGGTATTGGCAGCTTGTGCTCCAAACTCGGACAATCGCATTGATTTGTCCGGCGAATGGCAATTTGCAACTGATCCTACCGACATGGGAAAAACGGAAAAATGGTATGCTGAAAATTTGAAGGAATCTGTTTTGTTGCCGGGTTCTATGGCCGAAAATGATAAAGGAGACATCCCCGATTTATACACCCCATGGACTGGGACGATATATGATAGTTCGTTTTATTTCAATCCGGCTTTGGAAAAGTATCGCCAGCCAGGAGATGTGAAATTTCCATTTTGGTTGACGCCAAATAAATATTACAAAGGAGCAGCCTGGTACCGTAAAGAAGTTACAGTGCCCGAAAACTGGTCGGGTAAACGGGTCGTATTACACCTGGAACGCCCGCACTGGCAAACCTCGGTTTGGGTGAACGATCAAAAGGCCGGATACGAAAATAGCCTTTCCACGCCCCATGATTACGATGTGACTAAGCTGCTAAAAACCGGTAGCAATTTCATCACCGTTTGTGTGGACAATCGCACCGATTCAATCAATGTTGGCCCTGATTCACACAGTGTCTCAGATCACACGCAGGGCAACTGGAATGGCATGGTGGGCGAGCTATATTTGCAAGCCGGATCGCCTTTGTACATCGCAGATATGCAGCTTTTTCCGAATATCGAAACGAAAACGGTTAAGGCAATCATTCAGTTGAAAACGGAAGATGGCAGCGCTGTTGATGCTGAAGTGCATTTGCAGGCCCGACTGAAGACTGGTGACGCGAAAACATTGCCAATGGTCAGCCAGAAGGCTCAATTTTCAGCTGGTGGAAAAGTGCTGGAAGTGGAATACGATATGGGGGACGACGTCAAACTTTGGGACGAGTTTAGCCCGAATTTGTATGAAATGACCGCAACGCTTGAAGCAGCCGGAATGGAAACCGATGAGCTTCAGCAAACATTCGGTATGCGAAAAGTTGAAATTGCCGATGGCAAAATCCTGGTGAACGGCCGTCCCGTATTCATGCGCGGAACATTGGAGTGCAATACCTTTCCATTAACCGGCTATCCGCCAACTGATGTGGAGTCGTGGAAGGCAATCATGCAAACCTGCAAGGAGAGCGGCTTAAACCATATTCGTTTTCACTCGCATTGCCCGCCCGAAGCTGCTTTTATTGCTGCTGATGAGTTGGGAATGTACGTTCAGCCCGAAGCGGCTAGTTGGCCCAACCATGGCACTTCGCTGGGCGATGGCCGTCCGACTGATGATTATATCGTGGCCGAAACCGAGCGCATCATTAAAGCCTACGGTAACCACCCTTCCTTTGTGATGTATGCCTACTGTAATGAACCTTACGGAAACTATGTGCCTTTTCTGGATAAAGACTTGCAAAAATGGAAAAGTAAAGATCCGCGTCGGATCTACACGGCTGCCGCAATTGGGCGTAGCTGGAGCGTGAACCCCGAAAGTGAATACCTGGTGCGCTCTATTCCGCGCGGACTTCCGTTCAACCTTCAACCCAATGCAACATTCAACTACGACGAGCGCATTGCCGACGAGAGCCGACCCTACGTAACGCACGAAATGGGACAGTACTGTGTGTTCCCCGATTTCTCGGAGATCGAAAAATATACAGGTGTGTATAAAGCCAAGAACTTTGAAATGTTCAAAGGGATACTGGAGGACAATCATATGGGCGATCAGGCTCACGATTTCCTGATGGCTTCCGGAAAGCTGCAGGCACTTTGCTATAAAGCTGAAATTGAAGCCGAGTTCCGGACTACAACGCTGGATGGTTTTCAATTGTTAGGCCTGAACGATTTCCCCGGACAGGGTAGCGCCATCATTGGTATGCTCAACGTATTTTGGCAGGAAAAAGGCTATGTTACCAAAGAGGAAATTAGTCGCTACTGCAATGAAACCGTACCATTGGCCGAGTTCCCGAAATTCGTATTTACAAATGACGAAAGCCTGGATTTCCCGGTTTCAGTTTCGCATTACGGAGCAGAAGACTTGAAAGATGTGATACCAACTTATAGCATTGCAACAGTAAGCGGAGATACTTTGGCAACCGGTGATTTTGGAACACAGACCATTACAATCGGGCAATTGAGCACGTTGGGGACACTTGATTTTCCGTTGGATGAGCTGTCAAAAGCCGTTCAATGCAAATTGGAAGTAGATGTAGCTGGATTCATGAATAGTTGGGACTTTTGGGTTTTCCCAGCCAAGCAATCGGCTCTTGAAAAAGATGATATTTACTATACCGATAAGCTGGATCAAGCTGCGATGGAAAAACTGGATGCCGGAGCTTCTGTGTTGCTCGATGCCTCGGGTAAAATTGAAAATGGGAAAGACATCGTGGCTAATTTCACACCAGTATTTTGGAATACTTCCTGGTTTAAAATGCGGCCTCCGCACACCACCGGAATTTGGGTGCAGGAAGATCATCCGGCTTTGAAAGACTTCCCAACATCCTACCATAGCGACTACCAGTGGTGGGAAATCGTAAACGGCCAGCAGGTGATGTGCATTGACAGTTTCCCGCCTGCGTTCCGTCCCATCGTTCAACCCATTGATACCTGGTTTTTGAGCCGCCGCCTAGCCCAATTGTTCGAGGCCAAAGTGGGGAATGGAAAACTGCTTGTTACTACGCTAAATATCGAAACTACTAACGGGCCGGCGTCAGCTCAGCTGCGTCAAAGCCTTGTGAACTATATGAATTCCACATCATTCCAGCCCAAATATGAATTGGATGCGGCAGTGATCCTGGAACTGTTTGAAAAGAAAGATCGCCAGGGTGTGAATTTGTACACCAAAGGAACGCCTGACGAACTGAAACCTACTACTCAAAAAACTCAGAAGAAATAA